The region TTCCTCATTGCCACACATCTGGAAAAAAATACCAGAATTGTTAATccaaaaattttatttcaaaaacaaaataccactAGAGGGCTCCAATCATGTTCTACCACACCAGAAAAAGGAAGTTACAACCCATTGGCATCTTGGCAAGCAATTTCTAGTAGAATTAGGCACTCTTGGGCTCAGTCCCAAATCATCTATGGCTATAGGCATATTACTTATccgagtcttggtggccttctttcTAAATTGGGAAGCATCTAATGCCTCCCATTTTTGATTTGAGGATTACTTGTAACATTTAAATGAAGTGCCTTATATAATTAAGTACTTAACAAGTGACAGAAATGTTGATGATAATTCAGGACAAATATGACTTAGCCATAGGATGTTCTGACTAGAATGATCTGTGAGATAATGCAAATCcataattttacaaataaattgGTAATATACAAAGGTAATATTATCCCAAGGttacaaagctggttcaacaaaaccagaactggagtcTGGTTTCCTATCCTACCCcccatgttcttttctttttgtcaaacaCAGCCTAAATACAGGTGCCAACTGGTGGCCAACAcgtgtaatcatagctacttaggaggctgagatctgaggaatgagaaCACAAgaggccccagtaccagtacaaaaacaacaaattaacaaacaaacaaaaccagctaAATCCCCTAGAGATCTGATGGTGGAAGATCTTGACTGGAATGACCCTGGAGAGTTCTGACCACTAAGCTTAAATAACCTAAAAGTATGAGAACTACCTTGAGAGGCTGATCATTCATTTCAAAGTGGCACTTTGCTAAGGTTCACAAAGTTCAAAGGACAAAATGAAGCTTGACAGGCCTTTCTGGTATTGATAAAGGAAGCTCTGAGAAGCAATGACCTGATGTAGAGCTGCAAAGACCCAGAAAATACGGATTCCAGCCCCATTCTGTattttccagaaaaagaaaaaacctcctGAGACCCACAGCAGAGAAGAAATGTAGAACAAAATCTAGTCTACTTTTTGGCATCAAATTTAAGGTGCCTCCAAACCCCACAGAGACTTTTGCAGGAGCCTCTGTCCATATACAGGGGCAAGAAGAATGCCCTGTATCCCTACCATCAAGCCTACCCACCTCATCTCTCAATTCCTTGATTTTCAGTAGGGTGTATGAAATCTGGTCTTCAGCTTTTTGTGTAGAGGCATATGTTGGTCCATTTGAGGTAGTATTGTCTGTGGCATCTTCTCTTAGGACTTGTGAGGCGGGGAAGGCAGTAGCAGTCACCAGGAGCAGCCCCATGAAGGCAAGTGGATGGAAGGCGCCTGTGTGGAGGAAAGGGAAAGCAATGAGTGAGCTGACAGCACAGCTGGGAGCCCGCTGCTGGCTTCTGGCCAGTCATCAGCCCTTACTCCTCCCTCGCACCGGCACTCAGTAGCCCCGCCAGAGGGCGAGGGATTCCCTTCACTTACTTGTGGAGAGGAACTTCATAGCTGTTCCTGGAGGGCAGATGGATCTCTCTTGTTCCTGGTGGGCTCAAGAGCAGAATGAGTCTCTGATATCCCCAGTCTCATATTTATTGGAGTTGAGACTCTGATTTTGAGACTCATGGGAAAATCCCACATTTGATAAAAAtctttgtgggggggggtggggccagAGTGGGTGGGGCTGATTGGAAACCTTATTACGATGATTGTGCAAGTGACGTTGTTTAGCATTGAAAGAATCACAACTTGGGGGGAAAAGTGTGGCTTAAGTCATCCTCAAGTTAGCCCTGAGAAGCAAAatcattcttttactttcttcttcctttttttttttttttttgtgacacaGCACTTCAGTAatacttgaggaaaaaagaaagtaaagctgTAATCATTCACAATctttaatgaagaagaaaagaaagaaactaaagctATGATTTAAAAACACAGATGTTGATTACAAGACTAAGTGGCTATCACTTAGTATTCTACTtgtgaaaaaaatctaagatgTTCAGATAACAGTTTTCTCAGATAGCATCATGGACCCTTAACCTGGGATTACGCAGAAGGTGACCCTGCCAGTCATCTCAGAGCTCTGATTTCCTGACTTTCACCATACCAGTCATTGCAAAACTGCCAAATTTTgcacagttatttttttttttagcagtctcGAGTAGAGTGTGCGGTGTATGTATAaatgactccttttttttttatataccaATGCATGTGCCTGCTTTCTCACCTCTTCCACCCACTTCAGAGAGTCCTGCTGTCTCTGGGGTGGCTTCTTGGGGATCCACCTGGTGAGGACTTTGATCTCTGTGCCACAGAGTTGTTCTATGCTGTCTGTCCTGTTGCTGCTTttgcccatttctttctttctttctttctctctttctttctctttctttctttctttctttctttctttctttctttctttctttctttctttctttctctctctctctctttctttctttctttgtttttgttttgtttttttttttttgcacttctggcttctgtgcaGTGTGGCTCCCCAGTGTACTTGCAATGTTTGCAGTGGACCAGCCTGCTAGAGCCCTCAAGTTTCTGAAGCTCATGTGGCTCATGGCATAAATGAAGAATACTACTCACCTCTTTGATGTGGATGTCAAAGGAAGACCTTATGGTATTCTTGTGCTTTTCACTGTAGGACTAGATTTGAATCTAAAGGTGACATATTACTAGGCTCAAAGTCAAGCTTTCCCCTCCAACGTGAAAGCCTTCCTTACTCCATCAAGCTTGAAAAAATTCTCTTTTAGAATTACTTCTCTTACAGAAGGGTTCCTGGTCTCCTGCATATGATGGTAGCCCTACCAGTCTCCAGATAGCATTGAGGGTGAAACTAGGCCCCTTATATGACACCAAAAGCATTATTTACAAAGCATGGTATTAGCATCACAACCATCTCCTCTGCTTTGCAGAGATCTCTTCAAGAAGATTTTCAAAACAATGACCTTTTCTAGGGCATTTAAAAAGCATGCATCAAATTGTtttcttgctattcaggaggctgtgatatgGGAATTGTGGTTCtgtgccagctcaggcagcaaagtctgtgagactcttctccaattaaacacacacacacacacacacacacacacacacacacacacacacacacacacagagagagagagagagagagagagagagagagagagaagtgcagctatagtggaagagtgccagccttgagaacaaaggctCAGGGCCGCAcatgagttccaaccccaggaccagcacaaaaataatacttaagttttgttttgtatataatttGTTAGGACCTGCCTGTTGAAGAAAGTGAGGTCAcccatttttttccctatttgtcTAAACAAAGATAGcagtcttagtttttttttttttgtttgtttgttttgtttttatttttccattcccggggcttgaactcagggcctgagcactgtccctggcttctttttgctcaaggctagcactctaccacttgagccacagcgccatttctggctttttctatatatgtggtgctgaggaatcaaacccagggcttcatgtatatgaggtgagcacttcaccacgaggccatattctgAGCCCCAGCAGTCCTAGCTTTATGGGGAGTTtttactttgaaaatgaaaatggaaaagggTGGTCAGTGGTTTCATTTTTAGTGCTTTTGAGTCTTAAACATCTtgcacatttttaaatatttgaacttAATTACTCAAAACAGCATTCAGATTTACCTTTTTTAaggagcattttttaaaaaattgaagacagatatccatgaaaaAACTATGGAAAAGACACCAGgatattcaggggaaaaaaagactccATCCTTTCCTGGCCTTTTCCCCAGAGGAAGTGCCTAGACCTCTGTTGACCTAGTCTGACCTAGTCTCGTCAGCTCCCAGCACTCACTTCTGCATATACTTTATCAAATGCAGATAGACACACACTGTAATTTTCAATAGTCTAGGTATGCCATATGATGCTTCCTTTGGAATGTACCTGTATAGGCTCTTGAATCTCATAGCTTGGGTCAAAAGCCCAAGTCATACTTATCTGACCTTGGATGAGTTACCATGAGAATTTGTAACcttgtttatttatctataaaactgaaataataacATTTCTTCCTTTATAGGGCTGCTGTGAAGACTGAATGAGGTTTGGTGTTAAACAAAATCCCTGGGGCATAGTAATCCTGGAAACAGGTGTTAAATCTTTGAGACATTTGGTGACTGGAACTTTTGCCTCAGGAACCTCTTTGAGCATAGCTGTTTCATCATCTAATGTCTTGTGTAGGAAATTACTATGAAGGACACAGGCCACTTTgccaaccattttttttaaaaattaaggcaTTAGGTAAGTTCTGCTGAAAATTCCTTATGGCACAGAGTGAAACACTAAAAGGAAAAATTGTCTCTAGTTTGAGAACATAATGATTCTCAAACCAGGTCCCTTGATTTAGATAATTAGCTAGTTGTTCTTGCTCATAGTCCTTTCCCAAGACCATCTGCTGAGTATCTTCTCTATGCTTGGCCATCATTATTATTTAAGTTCCTGAAAGTGGCTCTTGACCAAAGGGGTGGTGGAGTGGCTGACAATGCAGATCTTGTGCTTCTGGCAGCCAGCAAAAGGCAGATTGTAAGAATGTAAGAGGGTTCTATCTGCCCCTGTATACCACCAGCATGAAGTTTTGTTGGTTTCAATGCCTTGGACTGGCATTCCTTGTGGGAAAAATGGACTCTTCCTTCTTGCAAGGCATTAATGCAATGTCATAATTCTACCATGATAGCTTCCTTCTTTTATATCTTAATAAGTTTTCTGTTTGGAGAAATATCCTTATATTTTGTAaagatttatttctctttgaGTAGCTTTAAGTTCATGGCAAAACTGAGATGAAGATCCAGAAGTTTCTCAAATACACCTTGCTCCTAAGTCTATGCCACATTTTAGTATGGATTAGTGACTTGGAAAGGCCACTGGATTATCAGCATTTTCTAACTAATGTTTTAGTTGCTGGATTGAACCATTGCTGGCTTGAAGTGACTGCTAACTGAGacggagagaggaagggtaaatGGGAAATGTCTTTTGCTCCTTTTACCTCTATATAAGAGCTGATTGTGTCCTTTGCTTCTATCTGCTTTCCTACATTGCGGTAGAGTCCAGTTCAGGGGAATCATAAATACATGTGAGGTGAGGAAAAGAATTTCCACTGGGTACAGAAATGTTCCTTACATCTCTTCAGCTAAGTTCTATATTCTAAGGGTTAGAGATGGGTGGGTCTGCAGATTAACAGGAGTATcctaaagaggaaagggaagtcaCTGGGTTCTAGAGAATTGTAGCTGCTGTTAGAATATTGTTTtcacggccagaagcggcgctgtggctcaagtggcagagtgctagccttgagcgggaagaagccagggacagtgctcaggccctgagtccaaggcccaggactggccaaaaaaaaaagaatattgttttCAATTGTCCTAAAGGCAGAAAAATCTCACCAACAAATACTGGTTGATTTAACAGCTTCTGGGATAGAGCCCCAGAGAGCAAATGTCATGCTGAAGGCTCTGGGAAGTATCGTGATTTGGGAAAAGTGTTGGTATTACTTGATGAGAGATTATTGGTGCTGTATGTTGTGTCTATTTGGAAATAGCAGGCTGATTCTGGAAGACAGTGAGGCTAAGAGAACAAAGCTCTTGATTGTCACCAGCCTGATCCAATAGTGGCCCTGGCCTTAGAGCTCTGGCTCTGATATCCCACTCTACTTCCTGGTGACTTCATGGTCTGGCTTAAGTTTTTCTGAGGAGGAAGGTATAGCCAGCTCCTGTAAGGCTAGGCAAGGGGTGCTTATTCTCTGGGTCTCATCTATTCTATATCCTCATAGTTTTTCTGTATGTCGAGTTACCTTCTCTTGCCCAAGTTCAGGCATTTTAAGGGAAGTTGCCTCTCCTGAATCAACAACACAGACTCTTTCTGTCTTATGACCTTCTATACCCTTCCatctgaactcagaacctgactaGAAGAGACTATCTGATTATAAGATGTTGATAAGCTGACTTCTTTGAGGCTCTTAGGTGTTAAGAAATTGTGGTGATTTGATACAGCCCAAGGCAAGGGAGACCCCTGAGGCTGAGCTTTTGAGCTTTGTCTCTTTCCCATAGGTAGGGTCAGGTTTCCTATATTGCTGGCTGCTGATTCTGCTTTACAAGTAGGAAATTTCAATTCATTTAATCTCACGAGTCATTTGAACCATCTCTGGTTTCTCCAAAGATCTCACTTCTCTGAGTTTAGTGTCATAGATAGAAAGGACACATGCAAACCACTGGCTATTTCCCCCCACTCTTTCCCTCAAAATTAAGGTACTAAGAACCCATTTGAAAGTATCACATGTAATGGCAAGACCAGGGGATTCTGCTGGCCTGGTTATGATGTATACCATCCCCTTTTACTGCCCTTTTGCCTAGCTAATTGATATAAGGAATGTTGTCTTAGTTCCTCTGAAAACAGTCTCCTGTATGTTCTTGCAAGCTGAATTCATGAAGGTAGGCAAGGCCTCGCTATTCTATACAGTAAAACATTTTCCATGAAAACTTTGGACATGTTGAATACTGTAACACTGTACTTCTGAGAcattggtttattattattaatttctgaAGATAGGTTCACCAGAGTAGTTTAAAAGGTTACAGGAGAATTCAGGCCCAGGTAAACAGGTCATTGAATCAtatgtaatttcttcaggctacttaattttgttttatgtatcgtgtgtgtgtgtgtgtgtgtgtgtgtgtgtgtgtgtgtgtgtgtgtgtgtgtgttaggtcaGAATCCTTGACTTACAGACCTACCATGGACACAGCTACATAGGGTGCTGCCTGCTTTGTGTTAGGTTAGCCTTAGACATCTGAGTACCCAGAAAGCCAGGAAGCCTAGCCTCTCTGTCAGCTGTCACTCTTCTACAAGGCCTATTCGTCCTCCTGTGTTGCTAGGGCTGTGATATTGTCTCCTTCAAGGATACTGTAGGATTACTTCTCTAGATCCCTCATTTGGAAGCCATGTTTCTTCTGAGCTACTTTCCTGTGGAGATATGAACAGATGAGATGTGGTGATAAGAGAGAAGCTATCATTTGCTTTCAGGAGTCAGCCTGGCAAGTGATCAGAAGCAGGCAATGGCTTTCAATTCCAAAAGATTGGTTTGAGGACATTGTGCATAACAAACTGCTGCTAAGACTGCCTCAGATCTCTTGCATGTAGAGCAACCAAGAAAGAGATTGTCATATATTCCTTCTCTgtatttagttgttgttgtttttttttaactatgggTCCAGCAAAATCTACTGAACATCCCAGATATATAGTCTAGGGCAGGTCAGGATTAGAAGTAGACTTGGGTCTAGAACTGTTTCCGTCTGGTATTGTGTGTTACTCTGTtggctccaggctgggaatgcCCCAGTGATCTTATTGACTTTATTTGAACTACAGAATTCAGAAGGAGATTGTAGTTATACATTGCCAGCAAAAAGTTTTGGCTGAATTCATTTCCCTgaatttggattttctttttactaCATTGCCAAATCCTTGGTTTTGTATGTTTTATGAGTTCAACTGTTGGCAGAAATGAGCACCAAGATGGTGACTAAGTGGAGGATATGGGGCAAAGTATTCTCCCATCTGAGGAAACCATTAATGAGATGTTCCTGAAATTCCTTCTTACCTCTAGCATTCTGTTGTTGCTCTGTGATTTCATGGATTCTCATTAGCCGTACTTAATAATCTGCATCTACTCACAATGGAATTACAGCAGTATGTATGCTTAAAGTTGAGAAGTAGTTGAAATAGTTAACAACATAAAAGTTTGATTCTGTCTTCTTACATCCCACCAAAGGAGCAATTATTATATTTGTTTTGGGTAATTAGAGTACTGTCCATTTTGACTCACTCAAGATCTTGGCGGCTTCAGACAGATGAGAAACCTGATTCAGGAGAAGCCAGAGCACTTTCATTGAAGCATGTTAATGCAATGTGATAATAGCTTTCTTAGTTACTGTACAAGTAGaaacaatatgaaaataataCTAAATATTTTTATCCTAAAAAGAATCACACAGGTAGTATTTATATAATGTAGGAAACTGAGAAAATAGATTAAGCCCTCTGtacttgactttgacaataaaagggaaaaactgagaaaatagagaaggaaacagaaataaagttaaaaagtaaTATGACCACCCACCTGTAATAATTGCTATTATGATATGAACTTTCCATTTGTGTCTGTGTGAAAAGTATTGTGTCCCCACACTGCAGAATATTTgataacttactttttttttttctttgtatgcaCAACATTCTAGGCACCTCCCTGGGCAAAGAAGAGGTAACTcagaattcaggaaaaaaaaacaaccacaagtgAGGTTTGTTTATAAATGACTGTGGACATGCACACTCTTCACTTTATAAGGCATAGGGAAGTTCATATTATCACAGGGATatgatacatttaaaataatcacaTTTCCTGTGTGATAATTTACTAGTTGTTTACAGTCtaattaatttctaaattaataaGTTGTTCTGATTGTTTGACATTATGAAGAGTTTTCAATTTGACTTGAAGTTTGTTTTTCAGCTGCCCTGGAACAGAGCCATACTTTGGTTGAACCTCACTGTGGACACCAGCAGCTCATTATTCTTTATTGGTAGCAGGGTATAGAGATCATGGGTATCTCATCTCATGTGGCTGATTACCCCAAATATCCTGAAATTATTTATTGGATCCTCTTTCACAAAGCAAAAAGTGAGAAAGGAATTTATAGTGGAAGCATTTTTACTCCAGTTCTGGTTGTGTCTCCTTCAGGGGACTACTCATCTTCTGTGATAACGTTCTTGCAAAAGATAAACtccagaggaaagaaaatgaagtaagaTCCACTATAAAGCAAATAGCAAGCATTTATAGGCCCTTGAAAAATGTCAGGTATAGTATAAGGATGAAAGATAGAGGGTTAGGACTTTTGATGACTAAAATGCTGAGATAAGATATCACTGGATATTTCAGAATATATTTCCCCCTAGACCACTTTTTAAAACAATCATACCCCACTCTGAAGATTAATTTAATTGCTCTGGATAGAACCCAGTCCAGTTCCTGTTATTTTTCCAAATTCTCTGGGTGATACTTCTATAATGctctagaaaaaattcatgaaTTAATAGCAATAAAGTATGATCCTGTACCACACTAAAATTTGCTGGAATATATTAAAGTCctttctaaagaaaatgaaattctatgcttccatcagaaagaatgacattaccccatttgtaaggaattggaaagacttggaaaaaaattatattaagtgaagtaagccagacccaaagaaacataggctacatagtttccctcatttgtaataactagaatatgcctataaatctacaagttaatcaatggatagtaaaagacaaataattacacttggacatgattaattaaacagcactctaagcattcacacagtgagaacaaaggaggatattcttagaagaggatcacagtggctaagtagctatgtgcatatgactataaatgatgcttattgaaatgattttcttttttcttttgcaagtcctgggccttggactcagggcctgagcactgtccctggcttttttttgctcaaggctagcactctgccacttgagccacagcaccacttctggctgttttctatatatgtggtgctggggaattgaacccagggcttcatgtatacaaggcaagcactcttgtcactaggccatattcccagccctaaaatgattttcaagaaatggaaacaagagagtttttattgtactgcttacagttctttctttttctttccttcagtttAATACTTTTGTCACTGTTcttaatttctgtaccctttgtcttgtatataagtttatctggtttggggaggggaagaggaatcacagaaatggtgaaataattcaacagtaatactcactagacattatgttggaatagaattttacaacttggggagaggggCTTCGGGAGGGGAaagactaggagaaaatgagagaagggggtggcactgttcaaaaagaaatgtactcactacttgacttgtgtaactgtaacccctctgtaaaaaaAAGTCATAGGTATCAACTTAGGATAGTTTGGACATACCAGCTGAAATCCTAAGAAGACCCCTAGACCTTGGATTCTATAATCACaatattgtttttttctaaaattctttGAATAACTGGGATT is a window of Perognathus longimembris pacificus isolate PPM17 chromosome 2, ASM2315922v1, whole genome shotgun sequence DNA encoding:
- the Il6 gene encoding interleukin-6, which encodes MKFLSTSAFHPLAFMGLLLVTATAFPASQVLREDATDNTTSNGPTYASTQKAEDQISYTLLKIKELRDEVGRLDGRDTGHSSCPCIWTEAPAKVSVGFGGTLNLMPKSRLDFVLHFFSAVGLRRFFLFLENTEWGWNPYFLGLCSSTSGHCFSELPLSIPERPMCGNEENCVENDKAMSENDMNLPEVPDGCSQSGNNRDSCLLKVTSGLLELRIYLKHIQNTFQSSEKNNKAADVASGSDTVLKLLIKESISPLQRIFFMFKQSFPFFSLQVNETEIVFPSPTANAILVNRLQSQNEWEKNMTIYLVLGSLEEFLQFSKRVLRKV